In Topomyia yanbarensis strain Yona2022 chromosome 2, ASM3024719v1, whole genome shotgun sequence, one DNA window encodes the following:
- the LOC131679788 gene encoding uncharacterized protein LOC131679788, translating to MLRLQRCLSGSALETVRSRLVLPAAVPQVIETLHMRFGRPELLINALLRKVRDIPAPRSDRLEGLIDFGMAVQALCDHIEAANERAHLSKPSLLQELVAKLPADQRMMWAGYKRSFQVVDLKTFGDYMTSVVQDASSVVTFEPESRRNNPRDRPKNKAFVNTHAMEGAVSSVRSINVPTGAAKQFDCAHCSKTGHRVRECIAFKALHVDDRWRRVRALGLCQNCLFSHGRRACRIRSSCDIEGCQFRHHPLLHSLRGPPKAPASNALVAENHTHRLLTSSTLFRIIPVILHGSDVSIDTFAFLDEGSDLTLMEHDLAVSLGLKGSPQPLCLRWTGNTSRMEKESQRIIFEIAGEGQHKRHKIVNARTVQCLNLPRIDNLRLALPLNVREGDGTGPIAARTRLGWCVYGPRESGDTEAYNFHVSRCDCDEELHDTVKQFFAIEEAGVRPSNIPMSKEEQRALTILETTTRRVENRFETGLLWKEDNVEFPNSYTMAVRRLECLESRMDRDPLLKENLHRQMCEYEAKGYAHRATKAEIDAADPRRIWYLPVGAVINPKKPGKVRVIWDAAAKVDGVSLNSALLKGPDQLSSLPAVLFRFRQYGVAVSSDIQEMFHQIRIREEDKNSQRFLWRACPSEKPTIYLMDVATFGSTCSPASAQFVKNRNAVQHAELFPEASKAIVHDHYVDDYLSSFGSAEEATKVANDVRYIHGQGGFKLHNWRSNSSTVLEQLGEVPDGTEKQLNLIDGSTTERVLGMLWSPSSDELSFSTQMSDEVQTLIRMATRPTKRQILRCVMTLFDPLGLLSPFIIHGKVLIQDLWREGTDWDEQCSLVAAKSKVAPLKPWSIPRLELQACVLGVRWSKFVKENLDVPVSKTVFWTDSRTALSWINADPRNYRQFVSCRVGEILEHTSVSDWRWVPSKFNPADEATKWGSGPYFNHDSKWFQGPHFLNLLEADWTCRKEPVMVTVEEMRVSTLHHSSFEPTIDFDRFSSWDRLQRATAYVLRFLHNVSNKQPRYSGQLQQSELKAAEEVIFKLVQREQYPDEVAALSNKAPNETGQEVIGKNSCIYQMMPKLDEKGLLREQGRIAAVKNVAYNVRHPVILPRRHRVTELLVHRFHRNFRHGNAETVVNEVRQLYAIPRLRLVVKKVGRECPSCKIRRTRPMIPPMAPLPSARLAHHERAFTYTGVDYFGPLLVKLGRSNKSPTHYQRSPVFRASADSLDGAGHLPSFSATTERISKEPIEYCSTR from the exons ATGCTTCGCCTGCAACGATGTTTGTCTGGTTCTGCGCTTGAAACAGTACGTAGTCGGCTGGTGTTACCAGCAGCGGTGCCCCAAGTGATCGAGACACTTCATATGCGATTTGGACGTCCTGAGTTGCTGATCAACGCTCTGCTACGCAAGGTGCGAGACATCCCAGCACCACGGTCCGACAGATTGGAAGGTCTCATCGATTTCGGGATGGCGGTGCAAGCGTTATGCGACCACATCGAAGCGGCGAACGAGCGCGCTCATTTATCGAAGCCTTCACTACTACAGGAACTCGTTGCGAAGCTTCCCGCAGATCAAAGGATGATGTGGGCAGGATATAAGCGTAGTTTTCAAGTCGTCGATTTAAAAACCTTCGGCGATTACATGACGTCGGTGGTGCAGGACGCGTCGAGCGTAGTAACCTTCGAACCTGAGTCCAGAAGGAACAACCCACGCGATCGTCCGAAGAACAAAGCGTTCGTGAACACTCACGCGATGGAAGGAGCAGTCAGTTCTGTACGGTCAATAAATGTGCCAACCGGCGCAGCGAAACAGTTTGACTGCGCACACTGCAGCAAAACTGGTCATCGAGTGCGCGAGTGTATTGCATTTAAAGCGTTGCACGTCGACGACCGCTGGAGAAGAGTCCGAGCTTTAGGTCTTTGTCAGAATTGTCTATTCAGCCATGGACGCAGGGCGTGTCGGATTCGTAGTAGTTGTGACATCGAGGGTTGTCAGTTCCGCCATCATCCATTGCTTCACTCTCTACGTGGGCCTCCAAAGGCTCCAGCATCGAATGCATTAGTGGCGGAGAATCACACCCACCGTCTTCTGACTTCGTCGACGCTGTTTCGGATAATTCCCGTGATCCTACATGGAAGCGACGTCTCGATTGATACCTTTGCATTCTTGGACGAGGGATCAGATCTGACACTAATGGAACATGATCTGGCTGTATCGTTGGGTCTGAAAGGTAGCCCTCAGCCTTTGTGTCTACGCTGGACGGGAAACACTTCCCGCATGGAAAAGGAATCGCAACGCATCATTTTCGAGATCGCAGGTGAAGGACAGCACAAACGGCACAAGATAGTGAACGCAAGAACGGTTCAATGTCTCAATCTGCCGA GAATCGACAACCTACGACTTGCGCTACCACTTAACGTAAGAGAGGGCGATGGTACCGGTCCGATAGCTGCGAGAACCAGATTGGGTTGGTGTGTCTACGGCCCGCGAGAAAGCGGTGACACCGAAGCTTATAATTTCCACGTAAGCAGATGCGATTGCGACGAAGAACTTCACGATACGGTGAAGCAGTTTTTTGCCATCGAAGAAGCAGGCGTGCGCCCGTCAAACATTCCAATGTCTAAGGAAGAACAACGAGCGCTAACCATCCTGGAAACTACAACCCGACGAGTAGAGAACCGTTTCGAAACGGGTTTGTTGTGGAAAGAAGACAATGTAGAATTCCCGAACAGCTACACGATGGCGGTACGTCGTCTAGAATGTCTCGAAAGCAGAATGGATCGCGATCCGCTGCTAAAAGAGAACCTCCATCGACAGATGTGCGAATACGAGGCAAAGGGTTACGCGCACAGGGCTACGAAAGCGGAGATAGATGCAGCGGACCCAAGAAGGATATGGTACCTCCCGGTGGGAGCGGTAATAAACCCTAAGAAACCAGGAAAGGTCCGAGTTATTTGGGATGCAGCCGCCAAAGTCGATGGAGTCTCACTTAACAGCGCTCTTCTCAAAGGTCCGGATCAACTCTCGTCACTTCCAGCCGTGCTATTCCGCTTTCGACAGTATGGGGTGGCGGTCAGCTCGGAtattcaggaaatgttccaccaaATTCGTATCCGAGAGGAAGATAAGAATTCCCAGCGCTTCTTGTGGCGCGCTTGTCCATCGGAGAAACCTACGATCTACTTGATGGATGTCGCTACCTTCGGGAGCACCTGTTCACCAGCTTCGGCACAATTCGTCAAAAATCGGAACGCAGTACAGCACGCTGAACTGTTTCCTGAGGCATCGAAAGCGATCGTCCACGATCACTACGTTGACGATTACCTGTCGAGTTTCGGATCCGCAGAAGAGGCGACAAAGGTAGCAAACGACGTGCGATACATTCACGGCCAAGGAGGCTTCAAATTGCACAACTGGCGGTCAAATAGCAGCACGGTCCTCGAGCAACTGGGCGAAGTACCAGATGGAACTGAGAAGCAACTGAACCTGATCGACGGGTCGACAACCGAGAGAGTGCTCGGTATGCTTTGGAGCCCATCATCCGATGAATTGAGTTTCTCTACTCAAATGAGCGACGAGGTACAAACACTGATTCGCATGGCAACCCGACCGACGAAGAGGCAGATTCTACGTTGCGTCATGACGTTGTTTGATCCACTGGGGTTACTCTCGCCGTTTATCATCCACGGAAAGGTCTTGATCCAGGACCTGTGGCGCGAAGGCACGGATTGGGACGAACAA TGCAGCTTAGTAGCGGCAAAATCAAAGGTCGCCCCCCTGAAACCGTGGTCTATTCCCAGGCTGGAACTGCAGGCATGTGTACTGGGCGTACGGTGGtcaaaatttgtcaaggaaaaccTCGACGTCCCAGTTTCCAAGACGGTTTTCTGGACCGATTCCAGAACGGCGCTATCCTGGATTAATGCCGACCCTCGAAACTATCGACAGTTCGTGTCTTGTAGAGTAGGTGAGATACTTGAGCATACTTCGGTAAGCGACTGGAGATGGGTGCCTTCCAAATTCAATCCAGCGGACGAAGCAACGAAATGGGGTAGTGGACCGTACTTCAACCACGACAGCAAGTGGTTCCAAGGACCGCATTTCCTGAATCTCCTGGAAGCAGATTGGACCTGTCGCAAAGAACCGGTGATGGTTACCGTGGAAGAAATGCGTGTATCGACACTACATCACAGTTCGTTTGAACCAACGATCGATTTCGACCGATTCTCTTCCTGGGACAGGTTGCAACGTGCGACCGCATACGTTCTCCGTTTTCTGCACAATGTATCGAACAAACAGCCACGATATAGTGGACAGCTACAACAGTCGGAACTGAAGGCTGCTGAAGAAGTCATCTTCAAGTTGGTGCAACGTGAACAATACCCGGACGAAGTTGCAGCGCTGTCAAACAAAGCGCCCAATGAGACCGGTCAAGAAGTCATCGGGAAAAACAGTTGCATCTACCAAATGATGCCGAAGCTGGACGAGAAGGGTTTGCTACGTGAACAGGGTCGAATCGCGGCAGTTAAGAACGTCGCCTACAACGTGCGCCATCCCGTGATTCTACCGAGAAGGCATCGCGTCACGGAACTTCTGGTGCATCGATTCCACCGCAACTTTCGCCATGGCAATGCTGAAACGGTCGTTAACGAAGTTCGACAATTGTACGCTATCCCGAGGCTTCGATTGGTGGTCAAGAAAGTGGGCAGAGAATGCCCGTCCTGCAAAATACGGCGAACCAGACCAATGATCCCTCCAATGGCACCACTGCCATCTGCCCGCTTAGCCCATCACGAGCGAGCTTTTACATACACAGGGGTGGATTATTTCGGACCATTGCTGGTGAAATTGGGGCGATCCAAT AAATCGCCTACACACTATCAACGGAGTCCTGTATTTCGTGCGTCCGCCGATTCGTTGGACGGCGCGGGCCATCTGCCGAGTTTTTCAGCGACAACGGAACGAATTTCCAAGGAGCCGATCGAGTACTGCAGCACCAGATAA